Below is a genomic region from Methanolobus sediminis.
CGGAATCAAACCATGACTGAAGACCTCCGTTAAGTATCCGTACATCTCTGACACCGGCATAGAGCATTATGAATGCAGCTCTCATTGCACCAAGATGACCTGCACTGCTTCCCGGGAATGGGTCATCATTGTAGGGGAATGAGAATCTTCCGTAGACCACCACCGTGGTATCGGAGCTTATACCTGCACTTTCCAGAGCTTCCTTCAGTTCTTCAGGTGAACGACGGTTCCATGTCTCTGTGGATTCAAGGGAGTTGGTATCCATGGATATTGAGCCTGGTATATGCCCCTCTTCATAGTCAGAAGGATTCCTGTAGTGAACATGGCAAACAACAAACCTGTCATTGTCATATTCAGGAGCGTTGCCCGTGGTTATCAACTGGTTCAGCCAGTCTGCTGAAACAAGTTGCCTGTATCTTTCAAGATGCTCCATTGGCAGATCTCTCTCCAACCATTCAGAAAATGAGTTGAAAACAGTCACATCAGAATATCCAGCCCTTTCAAACTGTCTTGCAACCTCTTCTGTCTTTTTCTGATCGTAACCATAGATCACAAGAGGATCATCCGGCAGGATACCTTTATTCCTGACTATCTCTATCCAGTCGATATAGTGCAACCATTTGTATGGCAGTGACTTCGCACCTTTGATGTGACCCCCCCTTGCCTCATCATTTTCCTTCCAGCCATTATAAGCATCAACCGACCTGATGTCGATCAGTTTATACTCATCCATATTTTCCAATAGATCATCAGTTAAAATAACTCCCATGAAGTTACATTTGCTGGACTCTTATATGTAATTTAGTATCAGAAGAAAACAGAGATTTTGAAAAAAGAAGGAAAAGTTATCAGTCGCTCTTTGGAGGAACAACTGTAACGTTATCCATTTCAGCAAGCTTCTCTACCAGTGGATGTGCAAAACTCTCTCTCATCAGGAAAGTGTAGGTTGCTTCAGGATTCAATTCTATCAACTTAATAGTATTAAGGAAAGCAGTTTCCAGAGACTCATAGTCAGGAGTCCTCACAACCTCTGCATTGAATGGATATACCTCTGCAAGATCCTGGGGATAGGAGCCGAATGGTGGCTTGAATACCATGACATTATCATACTCCTTATCCTTCTTTGTAGGATATGGCCTGATAAGCACTGAACCCTTGATGGTTAGCCTTTCAAGCTGTTTGGTGAAACGAAGAACCTCAGGCCTCTTTGCAGATTCAGGCCCGCAGTAGAAGAAAGTGGACTTGGATGAAGGATCACATTCCTCCAGCCATGAGGAATAATTGGTCATCTGCTTTAAGGCTTCCAGCATTCTTGGGTGTGAGCGGCAGCGCTGTTCTACAAGTTCCAGAAGGTTGCCTTCCCAGATAGCCTGCTTGACCTCTCGCATTTCCTCAAATGTAACATAGAGGTTGTGCCTTGCAAGAAGTTCAGTACAGTTGTGGGCTTTTTTAAGCTCCTCTGCTGTGTGAGCCATACATACCGGACAGGAACATGGGAGATACTTTAGTTTATCCACATGGTAAGTGCCTCTTGAAGTAATGTAGCGTTTGTCCTTTGCATAGAGAGCATAGGCTGCAGAGTCAAAGAGATCACACCCCAGAGCAACAGCAAGTGCAAACATCATTGGGTGCCCGGCACCGAAAAGATGTACTGGTGCTACAGGGTCAAGACCTTTTTTGGCTGAAGCGATAACATCCACAAGGTCTGAATAGCGATAAGCTTCCATGAGTGGAACTACAGCACCGAATGGGTAAACATCAAAACCAACATCTGAAAGCTCACGTGCGCATTCTTCACGAAGGTCTTTGTAAGTGGCACCCTGGACAGGACCTGCAAGGAGCATGCCGCCTTCTTTTACAAGACCTCTTGCTTCCTTAAGACGCTCGATTGTAATATCCATGTCTTCCTTTGCTTTCTCATAGGATACATCCGGATGTGTTGGAATATCCAGAGGGACACCGATATCGGTTCCTATCTTTTGCTGGAAATCGATAATTTCCTGGTTTGTGACTTCCACTTCTCCGTAAACTGAAAGTTGGAAAGAACCGGAATCGGTCATGATTGGACCGTCATAATCGAGTAATGCATGCAAACCGTCTTTGAGAGCTTTTTCCCTTAACTCGTCTTTGCGGTAGATAATATATGAATTCGTGATAAGTATCTCAGCACCAAAATCCTTCATTTCGGATGGTTTTATGGTCTGGATATTTGGATTGATAACAGGCATTACGGTAGGGGTTTCCACCACTCCGTGCGGTGTTGTGAGTTTACCGATACGCCCTGCCGCATCCTTATGTATTATATCGAATTGTGACATGAGCCACTAGATGAGGTTAAGATATATTTAAGCTTCCTCTGGGATATTCTTCAAAATAATGAACGAGGAAATTAACGAGGAAATAATGGAATTTATCCCGAATTTACTATCAGAACTTACTATATAATTTATAATGATTCAGGCATCATTATAGTATATGTATGAACTGCATACCCCTGTTAATACCAAGGCTGTAGCTAAGTACATGGGATATTACCTTCTGGCATTTTCATTTGTTCTGGTAGTTCCGATGATTGTTGCAATAATATTCCACAATTTTGAAGCTGCTGCATATTACGGGGCAAGTGCAGTAATCATTTTTATAGCAGGAGCTATTGTCTACAGGACTTTGCCGGATTACGACCTCGAAACAAAAGAAGCACTCATTATTGTTGCTCTGGTTTTCCCCATATCTGCATTCCTTAGCTCCATTCCTATGTCACTGTCAACTGGTATGCCGTTGTTTGATGCTTACTTTGAAAGTGTATCCGCGGTAACAACAACAGGACTTAGTGTCGCTCCTGCTGATGTAGGACCGGTTTTTCTTTTTGCACGTTCATGGGGGCAATGGGTTGGAGGAATAGGAATAATTCTTGTGGTTCTTTCGGTTCTAATCAGCCCGGGAACTACAGCATCCAGAATCTACAAAGCCAACTATGGAGACATGAAAATAAAACCAACTGTGATATCCACAACCCGTACAATTGGCAAGGTTTACGTCATTATCACACTTGTTTCCATTGGGCTGCTACTGCTCAGTGGAATGTCACTTTTTGATTCCATCTGCCATGCGTTCTGTTGCGTATCAACAGGAGGATTTTCAACACAGATTAATAGCATAGGTGCATATAATGGAAATCTTATACCCACTGCTATAAGCATTTCCTGCTTGCTTGGAGCTATCAGTTTTGTACTCTACCCACATCTGTTCAAGAAGCCGGAGAAGTTTTTCAGGGACAAGGAACTAAAGTTATTCCTGGCACTGATAGTGCTTGGCTCAATTGTATTTGCTTTTACATTATCCAGAGAAAACTTTGAGTATGCTGTGATAAAGGACAACTTATTCCAGATAATTTCTGCGATTACAACTGCTGGTTTTTCCACCTTTGACCTGTCCATCCTGTCGGAAGCATCAAAAGCAGTACTGATATTCATGATGTGGATTGGGGGATGTATGGGATCAACTGCCGGGGGGATTAAGGTTTTCAGAGTACTTTTACTCTTTAAGGTGGTACATAATGTGCTTCTCAGGTTGTTCCTTCCAAAAGAAACTATCACTCCTATGAAGATACAGGAACACATTATAGAAAGTGAGGAGATATACAATCTTGTTACATTCATGCTGCTTTACACACTGATACTTGTAGTCTCATCGTTCATATTCATGCTTCATGGAGTGGAAACAAGCAGTTCTGTTTTTGAGGCATCAAGTGCTTTGAGCACAGTAGGGCTTTCCGCAGGAGTTACTAATGCTGCCATGCCAACGGTGCTAAAAGCAGTGCTAATTATTGATATGTTATTTGGCAGAATTGAAATTATACCATTGATACTGCTGTTTATGCCAGGAACATGGATTAAAAGAAAAAGGAACAATAGGAGGATTGTGAGAACATGAGAGTTATCGTTGTAGGTGCAGGTTCACTGGGAATACTTCTGACAAAGAATATGATCGATCAGGGAAAAGAAGTCATACTTATCGAGAAAGATGAAGCAATAGCAAAAGAGCTTGCTGAAACCCTGGACTGTACTGTGATAAATGCAGAGGGCACTAGACCTGATATTCTGGAAAAGGCGGATCTTCCAAGCGCAGATGCCATTGTTGCCTGTACCAGTAATGATCAGAACAATATTCTTATTGGTTTGATTGCCAGAGATGCAAAAGTTGGGAAGATCATTCTAAAAATAGATGACAACCAGTTCATGGATGTTGCTAATAAGCTTGGTTTTTATTATATGATAAATCCTTCAAGCATTTCATCCAGATATATTGCAGACGTGCTTAGAGGGATTAATACTATTGAACTGAGTAATCTGGTTCGCTCTGATGTTCGTTTTATGGGAATTGTGGCAACAGAAAGTGTGATTGACAGGAAATTGTCAGAAATATCACTACCAGAAGATAGTGCTTTCATTGGGATTTATCGAAAGAGTGATTTTATCCTTGCAGAGAAAGACCCAAAGCTCAGAGAAAAGGACGAAGTTATCATTGTTACAAAGGCTGATTTTATTTCTGATGTAAATGAAGCCATGGGTAGAAACGTGGATAAATAATTATCCATTATTTTGACATTATCGCTCTGTACTGCGCTTTGCGCGGTGCAGTGAGCCTTTAGGATAGTACTAAAATCAAAAATAGCCAAAAGCTCAGGACAAGTTGTAATCAAAAATATAGTATTTAGAAAAGTAGAATCAAATGTGAGTGAGTTGGCAGCGATCCAGAGTTCCCGAAGACTCTCATACTTCAGTACAATAAGGAACGCTGGCGGGCTTATCTTCTGTGTTCGGGATGGGTACAGGAATTACCCCGCCGCTATGGCCGCCAAACTCACTCACGATGAACGATAAAGTTAAAGCCAAGATCCGGATTCGAACCGGAATGGAATCGCTCTGCAGGCGATTGCGTAGCCGCTCCGCCATCTTGGCAATGAGCGATACATGGATGGAACCATTGTATAAATACTTTATCAAAAAACCGTGTATACTCAACACACACATATCAGATTTCGCCTGGACAAAGCAAGACAGACAGGCACGGATTATTAGTAGCCGCGGACTGAACACCTCGTTGCCTTGGTGCGTACATCCCGACCCTATCAAACCGGTCTTTTACCGGGACCCTTAATGTAGTCTCTTTTCAAGTCAGATTTCGAGCTTAGATGCATTCAGCTCTTATTCCTTAGCGCGTAGCTGCTCAGCAGTGCCCTGTCGGACAACTGATACACCAGTGGCGCCGCTACTCTGTTCCTCTCGTACTAAAAGTAGCTTACCCTCAGACTACAGACACCTCTAGTAGATAGTAACCGACCTGTCTCACGACGGTCTAAACCCAGCTCACGATCTCCTTTAATAGGCGAACAACCTCACCCTTGGCCGCTGCTGCACGGCCAGGATGGAAAGAACCGACATCGAAGTAGCAAGCTGCCGGGTCGATATGTGCTCTTGCCGGCAACAACTCAATTATCCCCGGGGTAACTTTTCTGTCATTTTTGGCTCGCACCAAGCGAGCTCAAAAGTTCGCTAGAACCGACTTTCGTCTCGTCATCCACTACTGTGCTGAATAACGTCAGGCTGACTTATGCTCTTGCACTCTTCAGTGGGTTTCCGACCCACTTGAGTCAACCTTTGTGCGCCCTTGATATCTTTTCAAGGGCGTCCCGCCCCAGGCAAACTGCCCACCTATCGGGGTCCTCCTCTCGGAGTGAGGGTCGTAATCCTGGAAGGGTAGTGTCCCAATGGCGACTCCATCGATGCTGGCGCACCGACTTCGACGTCTCCTACCTACACTGTACATCCAAAATCACAACCCAACGACAGGCTGCAGTAAAGCTCCACGGGGTCTTCACTTCCCCCTAGAGGTCTCTAGACTGTGCACTAGAAAGTAAGCTTCACCGGACTCTGGCTAGGGACAGTAGAGCTCTCATTGATCCATTCATGCAAGTCGCCAATTAAGCGACAAGGTACTACGCTACCTTAAGAGGGTCATAGTTACCCCCGCTGTTTACAGGCCCTTCGTCCCGTTGAACCGGGGTTTCAGGTACCTGCACTGAGCAGGATTCAGAGATTGTACTAGCCCTTACGGGTTTGCAATCTCCTATGTTGATATTAGACAGTTAGAGCTCTCTTGTCACTGCGACCTGCTATCTTCATAGCAGGCACTCCTTCTCCCGAAGTTACGGAGCTAATTTGCCGAATTCCCTTAGCCAAATTATTCCGACACGCCTTAGCCTTTTCAGCTAGGGGCACCTGTGTCAGTTCTCGGTACGGACCCATGACTCCCTTTTCACGGGTTCCCGGGTGCAGCCAACTTTCGCCATTACAGATTCGCCCGCTTCTCGCCATTACGGCTCTCCACGGGATTCGCTGCTTAGACGGCGCGACGGCGCCGCTTGGCCTGCCCAAAAACGTTGGTTTCACTGTCATGAGGTACAGGAATATTAACCTGTTTCCCTTTTGGCGTACTCGAATTACGGTACGTCTTAGGACCGACTAACCCTCGGCTGACGATCATTGCCGAGGAAACCTAGCCCCTTCGGCGGATAGGATTCTCACCTATCTATGCTGTTACTATTACCAGGATTTTCGTTTCCGCACGGTCCACAGGACTTCACAGCCCTGCTTCTGCCCGAACGCAACGCCTTCCTACGAGATCACCTTACGGTGCTCCGTGGTATCGGTGGTCGACTTGAGCCCCGTCCATTTTCGGGGCCCCAAACCTCGACTGGTGGGCTGTTACGCACTCTTTAAAGGATAGCTGCTTCTAAGCTAACCTTCCAGCTGTCTAGGGCTTAGGACGCCCTTTAGTATTAACACTTAGTCGACACTTTGGGACCTTAACCACGGGCTGGGTTGTCTCCCTTACGGACTACAAGCTTACCCCAGTAGTCCGGACTCCAACCTTCTACGACGACGGTGAGTTTGGAGTTTGACAAGCGGCTGAGGAATTTCTTCCCCGGGACCACCAATCAGTGCTCTACTTCACCGACTATCTCCAGTTAGGTCATGCTACGACATGTTTCGGAAGGAACCAGCTGATGCCGGGTTAGATTAGCCTTTCACTCCGAGACGCAGGTCACACGAATGATTTGCAGATCAATACCGCTTGCGGTCCTCCACGTAGCTTTCGCCACGCTTCAACCTGCCCACGCCTAGATCACCCGGCTTCGGGTCGTATCCTAATGACTCCACGCACTTGTATACGTCGCTCCTCGTCTTACGACTGCGAGCATGTTGCTTTCGCTTCGGCTTCCTATTTAGAAGTTAGCCATCGCCATTTGAATACACTCCCTGGCCCGTTCTTCAAAACGTAAGATATGACATTGGCAATATTACCCGTACTGCAGCCTCGCGACTGTTTCCTTCGTAATAAAGATCCTTTAACGCCATATCGCTCTATCGCCTCCAGGTTTCAGGCACTTTTAACCTCCCTTCTTGGGGTACTTTTCAGTTTTCGGTCACCCTACTAGTTCGCTATCGGTCTCAAGGAGTATTTAGTTTTGGAAGTTGGTGCCTCCCAAATTCACGCGGGAATTCCGACCCACGCTACTCAGGTTATAATCCAGATCCTTTGGTTGTTGTTTACGTGACTATCACACTCTATGGTCTAACGTTCCAGAAAAGTTAAACTTCAACCAAGTGGGACCTTTAGAAAAAACCTACAACACCACATCTCCCACATGTTACCAGTGGGATTCAGTTTGAACTTTACCGTGTTCATTCGCCATTACTAACGGCATCTCTTCGATTTCTTTTCCTGCCCCTACTAAGATGCTTCAATTCGGGGCGTTCCCGATCATTGATGATCAACACACAAAATGTGTTAGGAAGACCCATTAGGAGATCCCGAGATCATAGGCTCCATGCACCTACCCCGGGCTTATCGCAGCTTGGCACGTCCCTCATCAGCTCTTGAGCCGAGCCATCCACCTGAAGGCATATTTACCAGAGTCCATCTCACTTTGTCCAGTGAGCGTCTGATATATGCATGCATATACACGATTTCATTGCAGCTGTTGTTGCTTCAGCCGCTTCATCCTTCCCCACAGACGTTACTCTGTAGGTGCACTAATAATGGACTTGCAGGGATTCGAACCCTGGGCCTTCGCCTTGCAAAGGCGACGATCTTCCAACTGATCTACAAGCCCATAGAAGATTCACTTATTGAATCTTGCCTTTTTTTCTTGAATCTGACAGTCTTTCGATTTCTGACCGGTAAGTGGTGATAGACGTTGTGCCTATCTTGCTTAGGAGGTGATCCAGCCGCAGATTCCCCTACGGCTACCTTGTTACGACTTAACCCCCCTTGCGAAATTTAGGTTCGAATACGGCACTAGTCCATACCCTCACCCATACCTCACTCGGGTGGTTTGACGGGCGGTGTGTGCAAGGAGCAGGGACGTATTCACCGCGCTATATTGAAACGCGATTACTACGGATTCCAGCTTCATGAGGGCGAGTTACAGCCCTCAATTCGAACTACGGGCGGGTTTATGAGATTACCAACCCTTTTCAGGGTAGGGACCCATTGTCCCGACCATTGTAGCCCGCGTGTAGCCCTGGAGATTCGGGGCATACTGACCTACCGTAGCCCGCACCTTCCTCCGGTTTAGCACCGGCGGTCCCCACAGAGTACCCATCATCCCGAAGGATATGCTGGCAACAGTGGGCACGGGTCTCGCTCGTTGCCTGACTTAACAGGATGCTTCACAGTACGAACTGACGACGGCCATGCACCTCCTCTCAGCGATTCAGGTAAGACCTTCAGCCTGACCTACATATTGCTGTCGCCCCAGGTGAGTTTTCCGGCGTTGAGTCCAATTAAACCGCAGGCTCCACCCGTTGTAGTGCTCCCCCGCCAATTCCTTTAAGTTTCAGCCTTGCGGCCGTACTTCCCAGGTGGCTCGCTTCACGGCTTCCCTGCGGCACCTGAAACGGTCGCACCGTCCCAGACACCTAGCGAGCATCGTTTACGGCTGGGACTACCCGGGTATCTAATCCGGTTCGTGCCCCCAGCTTTCGTCCCTCACCGTCGGACCCGTTCTGGTAAGACGCCTTCGCCACTGGTGGTCCCACAAGGATTACAAGATTTCACTCCTACCCCTGTAGTACCTCTTACCTCTCCCGGTCCCAAGTCTGACAGTATCCCCCAGAAGCCTAACAGTTGAGCTGTCAGATTTCCCGGAAGACTGATCAAACCGGCTACGGACCCTTTAGACCCAATAATAGTGGCCACCACTCGGGCCGCCGGTGTTACCGCGGCGGCTGGCACCGGTCTTGCCCGGCCCTTGCTAACACATGCTATTTATACATATGGACAGCCAACATAATATGCTGGCACTCAGTATCCCCTTATCGCGGTTTCCCGCATTGTAAAGTTTTCGCGCCTGCTGCGCCCCGTAGGGCCTGGATTCATGTCTCAGAATCCATCTCCGGGCTCTTGCTCTCACAACCCGTATCCGTCGTAGGCTAGTAGGTACACTACACCCACTACAACCTGATAGACCGCAGATTCATCCTAAGGCGCCGGAGCTTTGAATCACAGAACATTCCAGTATCTATGATTTATCAGGGATTATCACCAGTTTCCCGGAGTTATACCTGACCTTAGGGCAGATTATCCACGTGTTACTGAGCAGTACGCCATGTTCACGAAGAACATTTGACTCGCATGGCTTAGTCGAATACTGATAGCAGTGACCTCTGGCAGGATCAACCAGAATTGTTGATCACACACAAAGAA
It encodes:
- a CDS encoding potassium channel family protein, with protein sequence MRVIVVGAGSLGILLTKNMIDQGKEVILIEKDEAIAKELAETLDCTVINAEGTRPDILEKADLPSADAIVACTSNDQNNILIGLIARDAKVGKIILKIDDNQFMDVANKLGFYYMINPSSISSRYIADVLRGINTIELSNLVRSDVRFMGIVATESVIDRKLSEISLPEDSAFIGIYRKSDFILAEKDPKLREKDEVIIVTKADFISDVNEAMGRNVDK
- the tgtA gene encoding tRNA guanosine(15) transglycosylase TgtA encodes the protein MSQFDIIHKDAAGRIGKLTTPHGVVETPTVMPVINPNIQTIKPSEMKDFGAEILITNSYIIYRKDELREKALKDGLHALLDYDGPIMTDSGSFQLSVYGEVEVTNQEIIDFQQKIGTDIGVPLDIPTHPDVSYEKAKEDMDITIERLKEARGLVKEGGMLLAGPVQGATYKDLREECARELSDVGFDVYPFGAVVPLMEAYRYSDLVDVIASAKKGLDPVAPVHLFGAGHPMMFALAVALGCDLFDSAAYALYAKDKRYITSRGTYHVDKLKYLPCSCPVCMAHTAEELKKAHNCTELLARHNLYVTFEEMREVKQAIWEGNLLELVEQRCRSHPRMLEALKQMTNYSSWLEECDPSSKSTFFYCGPESAKRPEVLRFTKQLERLTIKGSVLIRPYPTKKDKEYDNVMVFKPPFGSYPQDLAEVYPFNAEVVRTPDYESLETAFLNTIKLIELNPEATYTFLMRESFAHPLVEKLAEMDNVTVVPPKSD
- a CDS encoding TrkH family potassium uptake protein; this encodes MYELHTPVNTKAVAKYMGYYLLAFSFVLVVPMIVAIIFHNFEAAAYYGASAVIIFIAGAIVYRTLPDYDLETKEALIIVALVFPISAFLSSIPMSLSTGMPLFDAYFESVSAVTTTGLSVAPADVGPVFLFARSWGQWVGGIGIILVVLSVLISPGTTASRIYKANYGDMKIKPTVISTTRTIGKVYVIITLVSIGLLLLSGMSLFDSICHAFCCVSTGGFSTQINSIGAYNGNLIPTAISISCLLGAISFVLYPHLFKKPEKFFRDKELKLFLALIVLGSIVFAFTLSRENFEYAVIKDNLFQIISAITTAGFSTFDLSILSEASKAVLIFMMWIGGCMGSTAGGIKVFRVLLLFKVVHNVLLRLFLPKETITPMKIQEHIIESEEIYNLVTFMLLYTLILVVSSFIFMLHGVETSSSVFEASSALSTVGLSAGVTNAAMPTVLKAVLIIDMLFGRIEIIPLILLFMPGTWIKRKRNNRRIVRT
- a CDS encoding sulfurtransferase, translating into MGVILTDDLLENMDEYKLIDIRSVDAYNGWKENDEARGGHIKGAKSLPYKWLHYIDWIEIVRNKGILPDDPLVIYGYDQKKTEEVARQFERAGYSDVTVFNSFSEWLERDLPMEHLERYRQLVSADWLNQLITTGNAPEYDNDRFVVCHVHYRNPSDYEEGHIPGSISMDTNSLESTETWNRRSPEELKEALESAGISSDTTVVVYGRFSFPYNDDPFPGSSAGHLGAMRAAFIMLYAGVRDVRILNGGLQSWFDSGYGITKVPTENNRLPFGVDIPRKPGIAVDLEEAKDILASPDKNLVCVRSWREYIGEVSGYNYIEKKGRIPGAVFGDCGSDAYHMENYRNLDHTMREYHEVAESWKKVGITPDKRNAFYCGTGWRGSEAFFNAWLMGWDNAAVYDGGWFEWSNNDLPFETGVPE